In Nitrospirota bacterium, the genomic window TGAGACTGCCATTTCAACATTAACCCCGTCTTTTAATATGGCTGCTATTCGTCCGGTTGACTCAATCTGCTCATAACCCGTAAATCCGGTCGAGACCCTGGATTTAAGCGACTGGTAAACAGGTTTTATCTTCTCCTGACCCACCCATGACCGCCTCGCCCGCTCCCGCTGCGTTTCCATGGCTTCCTGAAACCCTGCATCATCCAGTACGAGTCCGTTTTCCCTTGCTATCTCTGCAGTAATATCCAGCGGAAATCCGTAAGTATCATAAAGTTTAAACAGGGTCTCTCCGGGGATCGTCCTGCTTCCCTTCTCCTTAACCTGACGTATAACATCATCAAGGATCTTCATCCCCTGCTCAAGTGTATTTATAAAACCCTCTTCCTCCCTGTGCGTGACAGTAATGATTATATCCCTGTTCATATAGAGCTCAGGATAGTGCCCCTTCATCAGGTCTATTGCATGATCCACATTTCTGTACAGGAAGGGTTCATTTATTCCAATAAGCCTTGCATGCCTTGCACCGCGTCTCATTATCCTCCTGAGCACATAACCACGGCCCTCGTTTGACGGCATAACCCCATCACTTATCAGAAAGGATGCAGCCCTGATATGGTCGGCAATCACCCTTAATGATACACTGTGCCCGGAGTCATATGACACACCTGACTCCTTTGAAATTGCTCTGATCAGGGGCATAAAAAGGTCAGAGTCATAATTACTCCTGACACCCTGCACAACAGCCGTTATCCTCTCAAGCCCCATACCTGTATCAATGGACGGCCGCGGAAGCGGTATAAGTTCTCCGGAGGCCTTTTTCTCATATTGCATGAATACCAGATTCCAGAGTTCAAGGTATCTGTCACAATCACAGCCAACTGTGCACTCAGGCCTTCCACAACCTGTGCCGGCCCCCTGGTCAATTATAATCTCTGAACAGGGACCGCACGGACCAGTATCCCCCATCTGCCAGAAGTTATCCTTATCCCCAAGCCGGACAAGCCTGTCCTGCTGAATGCCTGTCATTGTCTTCCATAAATCATATGCCTCATCATCTTTCTTATACACAGAAACCCACAATTTCTCCTCAGGCAGACCGAGCACCCCCGTCAGAAATTCCCATCCCATGCTTATGGCCTCTTTTTTGAAATAGTCGCCAAATGAAAAATTACCGAGCATCTCAAAAAAGGTGTGGTGTCTGGCCGTAAACCCGACATTCTCGAGGTCATTGTGCTTGCCTCCGGCCCTCAGGCACTTCTGAATGGAAACCGCGCGACTGTAACCCCTTTCTTCCTCGCCGGTAAATACCCGTTTGAACTGGACCATTCCGGCATTGGTAAACAGGAGCGTCGGGTCATCCTGTGGAATTAAAGAGGAGCTCGTAACTACCGTATGGCCATTTCTTCCGAAATATTCAAAAAAAGACCTTCTTATGTCAGCCGATGTAATCATCCTGTTCTGTCCCTTTCAAAACACCCCTGATAATATCATAAGAAAAACCTCTTCGCCTGAGGTAATCTGACAATCTGCGGATCTCCCATTTGTCCAGCGGCAGGGAGCCGGACTTTCTGAGTTTTCTCCCGAGCGCCCGGCGGGCTGTATCAGCCTGTGAATAGTCACTTGAAACCTTACACAGCACATCGTCAATTATATCCTTTGCAACTCCCTTCTTCCTGAGTGCAGAGACAATCATCTGATGCCCGGCATTCCTCCTGTTTACAGCATCAGAAGCAAACCTCTCAGCGTAACGGCGGTCATCTATGTATCCGAGGGCCTCCATTTCAGCAGTGACATTATCAGCTATTTCTGCTGAATGCCCATTCCTGAGGAGCCTCTCTTTAAGTTCCCTCTTACTCCTGTCGCACATGCCAAGGAGACGCAGTGCAGTTTCCCGGGCCCTGCTTTTTTCATCACTGCTCATTGACCGGGCTATTTCTCCCATTTCGCGTCGCTGTCAGACTGTATCCCTTTGACCTTCAGCGCAAAATCATCCGGATTGTTGCATCGCATTAATGCCTCATCATAGGTAACCAGGTTGTCCTTAAACAGTTTGTAGAGAGACTGGTCAAAGGTCTGCATGCCATACTGGGAGGCTCCTGTCGCGATAACGTCATGAATCTTTCTTGTCTTGTCCTCATCCAATATGCATTCGCGTATGGTTGCAGTTGCGACCAGGACTTCTACTGCCGGCACCCTTCCCTTTCCGTTAGCCCTTGGCACAAGCCTCATGGAGATTACACCTTTGATAACCGATGCAAGCTGGAGGCGTATCTGCTTTTGCTGATAGGGAGGAAATATCCCGATAATCCTGTTTATAGTCTCAACAGCATCCACTGTATGCAGTGTGCTCAGCACAAGATGTCCTGTCTCTGCCGCCGTAATTGCAGTGGAAATAGTCTCGAAATCCCTCATCTCACCCACGAGTATTACATCCGGGTCTTGTCTTAAGGCGCTCCTGAGTGCGTTTGCAAATGTGTCGGCATCCTGACCAATCTCCCGCTGGTTTATCAGGCTCTTTTTGTCCCTGTACAGATATTCAATAGGGTCTTCTATCGTCATGATATGCATCGTCTTGTACGTATTGATATGTTCAATCATTGCCGCAAGCGAAGTGGATTTACCGCTTCCGGTAGTACCTGTAACCAGGATCAACCCCCTCGGTTCAAGTGCGAGCTTTTCCAGTATCTTCGGCAATCCAAGTTCAGATATGGTCATTATCTTCATCGGGATTACACGAAACACCATGCCTACTGAGCCCCGCTGCTGGAACACATTTACCCTGAAACGGCCAAGACCGGATACGCTGTATGAGAGGTCTACCTCTTTCCTTTCCACAAAGCGCTTCTTCTGTGAATCACTCATCATGGCAGAAAGAATAGCTATGGCAGACTCCTGTGACACTTTTCCCGCACTCTCGAGTAAGGTCAGCTCTCCATTAATCCTTACAACAGGATAACTTCCTACTTTGATATGCAGGTCAGATGCATTCTGGTTAACAATAATTGCAAGCAGGTCATTTATTTCCATAATTTATCCCGAACCTTTCTTTTCGGTTGTTTTGGCTTCATTCTTTTGCATGCCGCAGGCCTCTTTAATGCTGACTTCTATGTCCTTTGCCATAGGGGCATTGTCCTTCAA contains:
- the alaS gene encoding alanine--tRNA ligase, which encodes MTSADIRRSFFEYFGRNGHTVVTSSSLIPQDDPTLLFTNAGMVQFKRVFTGEEERGYSRAVSIQKCLRAGGKHNDLENVGFTARHHTFFEMLGNFSFGDYFKKEAISMGWEFLTGVLGLPEEKLWVSVYKKDDEAYDLWKTMTGIQQDRLVRLGDKDNFWQMGDTGPCGPCSEIIIDQGAGTGCGRPECTVGCDCDRYLELWNLVFMQYEKKASGELIPLPRPSIDTGMGLERITAVVQGVRSNYDSDLFMPLIRAISKESGVSYDSGHSVSLRVIADHIRAASFLISDGVMPSNEGRGYVLRRIMRRGARHARLIGINEPFLYRNVDHAIDLMKGHYPELYMNRDIIITVTHREEEGFINTLEQGMKILDDVIRQVKEKGSRTIPGETLFKLYDTYGFPLDITAEIARENGLVLDDAGFQEAMETQRERARRSWVGQEKIKPVYQSLKSRVSTGFTGYEQIESTGRIAAILKDGVNVEMAVSGDEIEIVFDKTPFYGESGGQVGDKGVALGPEGSMDITDTIKPLDIIISKARVTSGAVKVGEECLLKVNKGLRQGTARSHTATHMLQAALKQIVGGHVKQAGSLVEPDRLRFDFIHFKPLTAGEVEDIEGLLNEKIRENVPVVTHVMDIDSALKGGATALFGEKYGNEVRVVQVQDFSRELCGGTHCKATGDIGVIRIISESGIASGVRRIEALTGEASLKYSKDTESRFGEVCEAVKGVREDAALKTIRLVSTVREQEREMARLKDMLAASKAKDVASEIREVAGIKVLSKRAEGMNIDELRNFGDSLRSRIGSGIVSVGAEVDGKAAILVMVTKDLSDKFNARDIINEIAGLVDGRGGGRPDMAQAGGRKPEGLNEALDKVAEVIKKISGM
- a CDS encoding type IV pilus twitching motility protein PilT, whose translation is MEINDLLAIIVNQNASDLHIKVGSYPVVRINGELTLLESAGKVSQESAIAILSAMMSDSQKKRFVERKEVDLSYSVSGLGRFRVNVFQQRGSVGMVFRVIPMKIMTISELGLPKILEKLALEPRGLILVTGTTGSGKSTSLAAMIEHINTYKTMHIMTIEDPIEYLYRDKKSLINQREIGQDADTFANALRSALRQDPDVILVGEMRDFETISTAITAAETGHLVLSTLHTVDAVETINRIIGIFPPYQQKQIRLQLASVIKGVISMRLVPRANGKGRVPAVEVLVATATIRECILDEDKTRKIHDVIATGASQYGMQTFDQSLYKLFKDNLVTYDEALMRCNNPDDFALKVKGIQSDSDAKWEK
- a CDS encoding regulatory protein RecX, giving the protein MSSDEKSRARETALRLLGMCDRSKRELKERLLRNGHSAEIADNVTAEMEALGYIDDRRYAERFASDAVNRRNAGHQMIVSALRKKGVAKDIIDDVLCKVSSDYSQADTARRALGRKLRKSGSLPLDKWEIRRLSDYLRRRGFSYDIIRGVLKGTEQDDYIG